A window of the Agrococcus jejuensis genome harbors these coding sequences:
- a CDS encoding fatty acid desaturase family protein: MTIALDGLGPVRTTKASGAARGPSTFSSLRASVQDRGLLNRTRTFYVLLCAGLGLALVGLGVAFVLLGDSWWQLAVAGALGILLTQFAFLGHEASHRQILASGPANDRLGRVLAVGIVGISYAWWMTKHTRHHANPNRRGHDPDVEWDTVSFLPEDAARQTGFLAALTRRQGALFFPLLTLEGANLHFRGLQLLVSREPVTGRWIELGMMAARWALYLGALFTMLPIGMAFAFLGVQLAVFGVYMGASFAPNHKGMPLVGADERLDFLTKQVRTSRDIRGGWWATALFGGLNHQVVHHLFPSMPRPHLAKTRDLVRAHCKTHGIPYTEANLVESYAIVIRYLNEVGLQARDPFDCPLVQRFRRR; this comes from the coding sequence ATGACGATCGCACTCGACGGCCTCGGGCCCGTCCGCACGACGAAGGCCAGCGGCGCTGCCCGCGGCCCGTCCACGTTCTCGTCGCTGCGCGCCAGCGTGCAGGATCGCGGCCTGCTGAACCGCACCCGAACGTTCTACGTGCTGCTGTGCGCCGGCCTCGGCCTCGCGCTCGTCGGCCTCGGCGTCGCGTTCGTGCTGCTGGGCGACTCCTGGTGGCAGCTCGCGGTCGCCGGCGCGCTCGGCATCCTGCTGACGCAGTTCGCGTTCCTCGGCCACGAGGCCTCGCACCGCCAGATCCTCGCGTCGGGTCCCGCGAACGACCGCCTCGGCCGCGTGCTCGCCGTCGGCATCGTCGGCATCAGCTACGCCTGGTGGATGACGAAGCACACGCGCCACCACGCGAACCCGAACCGACGCGGTCACGACCCCGACGTCGAGTGGGACACCGTCTCGTTCCTGCCCGAGGACGCCGCACGCCAGACCGGCTTCCTCGCAGCGCTCACGCGCAGGCAGGGTGCGCTGTTCTTCCCGCTGCTGACCCTCGAGGGCGCCAACCTGCACTTCCGCGGCCTGCAGCTGCTGGTGTCGCGCGAGCCCGTGACGGGCCGCTGGATCGAGCTCGGCATGATGGCGGCGCGCTGGGCGCTGTACCTCGGCGCCCTGTTCACGATGCTGCCGATCGGCATGGCGTTCGCGTTCCTCGGGGTGCAGCTGGCCGTGTTCGGCGTCTACATGGGCGCGTCGTTCGCGCCGAACCACAAGGGCATGCCGCTCGTGGGCGCCGACGAGCGTCTCGACTTCCTCACGAAGCAGGTGCGCACCTCGCGCGACATCCGCGGCGGCTGGTGGGCCACGGCCCTGTTCGGCGGCCTCAACCACCAGGTCGTGCACCACCTCTTCCCGAGCATGCCCCGCCCGCACCTGGCGAAGACGCGCGACCTCGTGCGCGCGCACTGCAAGACGCACGGCATCCCGTACACCGAGGCGAACCTCGTCGAGTCGTACGCCATCGTCATCCGCTACCTCAACGAGGTCGGCCTGCAGGCGCGCGACCCGTTCGACTGCCCGCTCGTGCAGCGGTTCCGTCGCCGCTGA
- a CDS encoding cell wall-binding repeat-containing protein yields the protein MALRAHLRILVVATVVAIAASVLAPFAPAQPAEAHEVQRIAGSNRYATAVQVSQRTPYESRTVFLASGEGFADALAAGPVAAAEQARLLLTARGHVPQVVLEELARLSPVTPIPIVLVGGEASISDAVRQQLADAGHQVDRIAGVDRVDTSMRLLDRLRSSGPVSEIWVVSGWSFADALVAGSVAGRNRGAIVLSYHGSSEADLLRWIDRVRPAYQGIGVNIAGGWPSVSQAAADWIRGTGAAGVWRYAGENRYDTARRIHDQFSQQTWNGTMLLATGESFPDAMAASVLAAYGHTPLYLAPRACNTEVAAMLRTERDERAIHTVFALGDDSALGLHATAMLDCPILAPAPSPIRPRP from the coding sequence ATGGCGCTGCGCGCTCACCTTCGCATCCTCGTCGTCGCGACCGTGGTCGCCATCGCCGCGAGCGTGCTCGCCCCGTTCGCGCCAGCGCAGCCTGCCGAGGCGCACGAGGTGCAGCGCATCGCCGGCTCCAATCGCTACGCGACGGCCGTGCAGGTCTCGCAGCGCACCCCGTACGAGTCGCGCACGGTCTTCCTCGCGTCGGGCGAGGGCTTCGCCGACGCGTTGGCCGCCGGCCCCGTGGCGGCTGCAGAGCAGGCTCGCCTCCTGCTCACGGCGCGCGGCCACGTGCCGCAGGTCGTGCTCGAGGAGCTCGCGCGCCTCTCGCCCGTCACGCCCATCCCGATCGTGCTCGTCGGCGGCGAGGCATCGATCTCGGATGCGGTGCGGCAGCAGCTCGCGGATGCCGGCCACCAGGTCGACCGGATCGCTGGCGTGGACCGCGTCGACACGTCGATGCGGCTGCTCGACCGCCTGCGCAGCAGCGGCCCCGTGAGCGAGATCTGGGTCGTCTCGGGCTGGTCGTTCGCCGACGCCCTCGTCGCAGGCTCCGTCGCCGGCCGCAACCGGGGCGCGATCGTGCTGAGCTATCACGGCTCGTCGGAGGCGGATCTGCTCCGATGGATCGATCGCGTGCGGCCCGCCTATCAGGGGATCGGCGTGAACATCGCCGGCGGTTGGCCGTCGGTGTCGCAGGCGGCGGCGGACTGGATCCGCGGCACGGGCGCCGCGGGCGTCTGGCGGTACGCGGGCGAGAACCGGTACGACACCGCGCGACGGATCCACGATCAGTTCTCCCAGCAGACGTGGAACGGCACGATGCTGCTCGCGACGGGCGAGTCCTTCCCCGACGCGATGGCCGCATCCGTGCTCGCCGCGTACGGCCACACGCCGCTCTACCTCGCCCCGCGTGCGTGCAACACCGAGGTCGCGGCGATGCTGCGCACCGAGCGCGACGAGCGAGCGATCCACACGGTCTTCGCCCTGGGCGACGACTCCGCGCTCGGGCTGCACGCCACGGCGATGCTCGACTGCCCGATCCTCGCGCCGGCGCCGAGCCCGATCCGCCCGCGTCCCTGA
- the orn gene encoding oligoribonuclease — MPAADRIVWIDCEMTGLDPSIDELVEVAVLVTDFELEVIDPGIELVIKASDAAMANMDDFVRNMHATSGLDQLIPHGMALEEAETQVLEYIQRFVPLERSAPLGGNTIGTDRTFLARYMPRVDKHLHYRSIDVSSIKELSRRWYPRAYFQSPEKAGGHRALADILESVRELQYYRKAVFTQDDVTSESARQASEEVVASFAEALSSKGSDLS, encoded by the coding sequence GTGCCTGCCGCTGACCGCATCGTCTGGATCGACTGCGAGATGACGGGCCTCGACCCGTCGATCGACGAGCTCGTCGAGGTCGCCGTCCTCGTGACCGACTTCGAGCTCGAGGTCATCGACCCGGGCATCGAGCTCGTCATCAAGGCGTCGGACGCCGCGATGGCGAACATGGACGACTTCGTGCGGAACATGCACGCGACGAGCGGCCTCGACCAGCTCATCCCGCACGGCATGGCGCTCGAGGAGGCCGAGACGCAGGTGCTCGAGTACATCCAGCGGTTCGTGCCGCTCGAGCGCTCGGCCCCGCTCGGCGGCAACACCATCGGCACCGACCGCACGTTCCTCGCGCGCTACATGCCGCGCGTCGACAAGCACCTGCACTACCGCTCGATCGACGTGTCGAGCATCAAGGAGCTGTCGCGTCGCTGGTACCCGCGCGCCTACTTCCAGTCGCCCGAGAAGGCGGGTGGCCACCGCGCGCTCGCCGACATCCTCGAGTCGGTGCGCGAGCTGCAGTACTACCGCAAGGCCGTGTTCACGCAGGACGACGTGACGAGCGAGTCGGCTCGTCAGGCCTCCGAGGAGGTCGTCGCGTCGTTCGCGGAGGCACTGTCATCGAAGGGCTCGGATCTGTCGTAG
- a CDS encoding pyridoxamine 5'-phosphate oxidase family protein — MSAASPTADRPTMPEGYGLPETTEGVLPWSAVEQRLVASKHYWLATVRPDATPHVVPRWGVWVDGAFWYDGAPTTRHARNAEANPAVTLTLESGTEVVIVEGRSTATRADADGVGARLAAAFAKYHDDGYAPEADAWSGDDGGGLRVVTPHRALAWFDFPRDCTRFRLAGGD; from the coding sequence ATGAGCGCAGCGAGCCCGACCGCCGATCGCCCGACGATGCCCGAGGGCTACGGGCTGCCCGAGACGACCGAGGGCGTGCTGCCGTGGTCGGCGGTCGAGCAGCGGCTCGTCGCGTCGAAGCACTACTGGCTCGCGACCGTGCGGCCCGACGCGACGCCGCACGTCGTGCCCCGCTGGGGCGTGTGGGTCGACGGCGCGTTCTGGTACGACGGAGCGCCGACGACGCGGCATGCGCGCAACGCCGAGGCGAACCCGGCGGTCACCCTCACGCTCGAGTCGGGCACCGAGGTCGTGATCGTCGAGGGTCGGTCGACGGCGACGCGCGCCGATGCCGACGGGGTCGGCGCCCGGCTCGCCGCCGCGTTCGCGAAGTACCACGACGACGGCTACGCGCCCGAGGCGGATGCGTGGTCGGGCGACGATGGCGGTGGCCTGCGCGTCGTGACGCCGCACCGGGCGCTCGCATGGTTCGACTTCCCCAGGGACTGCACGCGGTTCCGGCTCGCAGGCGGCGACTAG
- a CDS encoding HAD family hydrolase: MTRSGICFDMDGTLVDTEPVWHASLMAMCAAEGVEWTQADCDRYVGKPMEWWTADMRSRGMPGSDADLRARAVGMVADAVGDDVPWLPGAHELLVALADAGIPTALVTNAARANADALVRAAPAGSLEVVVTSDDVTDPKPHPEAYLTAAALLGVDPERSIGVEDSGPGSAAVVAAGMTLWFVRSHSPDPGFAPTHSVASLAEVTVDDVLAAFAARD; the protein is encoded by the coding sequence ATGACACGCAGCGGCATCTGCTTCGACATGGACGGCACCCTCGTCGACACCGAGCCCGTGTGGCACGCATCGCTCATGGCGATGTGCGCCGCGGAGGGCGTGGAGTGGACGCAGGCCGACTGCGATCGCTACGTGGGCAAGCCCATGGAGTGGTGGACGGCCGACATGCGCTCGCGCGGCATGCCGGGCAGCGACGCGGACCTGCGGGCGCGCGCCGTGGGCATGGTGGCGGATGCGGTCGGCGACGACGTGCCGTGGCTGCCCGGCGCGCACGAGCTGCTCGTGGCGCTCGCCGACGCCGGCATCCCCACGGCCCTCGTGACGAACGCCGCGCGCGCGAACGCCGACGCGCTCGTGCGCGCAGCGCCTGCGGGTTCGCTCGAGGTGGTCGTGACGAGCGACGACGTGACCGATCCGAAGCCGCACCCCGAGGCATACCTCACGGCGGCGGCGCTGCTCGGCGTCGACCCCGAGCGCTCGATCGGCGTCGAGGACTCGGGGCCCGGCTCGGCGGCGGTGGTCGCAGCGGGCATGACGCTGTGGTTCGTGCGCAGCCACTCCCCCGATCCGGGGTTCGCGCCGACGCACTCGGTCGCATCGCTCGCCGAGGTCACGGTCGACGACGTGCTCGCGGCGTTCGCAGCGCGCGACTGA
- a CDS encoding DedA family protein: MLITTLAAASTAASDELTGVAAWAVGLMETIGAPGAAVAIAAENLFPPIPSEVILPLAGFTAAQGGFSLAEALIWTTVGSVVGALALYLVGRILGHDRVVWVAEKMPLVRADDVHKTTAWFRKHGGKAVLLGRVLPIFRSLISIPAGIERMPIWKFLALTTIGSGVWNTIFVMAGFTLGRNWHAVEPYADVLQWVVIVAVVAVLAVWVLRRVLDDRRRRTAGLDPETGEPV; this comes from the coding sequence GTGCTGATCACGACGCTCGCCGCCGCCTCGACCGCCGCATCCGACGAGCTCACGGGCGTCGCCGCGTGGGCGGTGGGTCTCATGGAGACCATCGGTGCGCCCGGCGCGGCGGTCGCGATCGCCGCCGAGAACCTCTTCCCGCCCATCCCCAGCGAGGTCATCCTGCCGCTCGCGGGCTTCACGGCCGCGCAGGGCGGGTTCTCGCTCGCGGAGGCGCTCATCTGGACCACGGTCGGCTCGGTCGTCGGCGCCCTCGCGCTCTACCTCGTCGGTCGCATCCTCGGCCACGACCGCGTCGTGTGGGTCGCCGAGAAGATGCCGCTCGTGCGCGCCGACGACGTGCACAAGACCACGGCGTGGTTCCGCAAGCACGGCGGCAAGGCCGTGCTCCTCGGGCGCGTGCTGCCGATCTTCCGCAGCCTCATCTCGATCCCAGCGGGCATCGAGCGCATGCCGATCTGGAAGTTCCTCGCACTCACGACGATCGGCTCGGGCGTGTGGAACACGATCTTCGTCATGGCGGGCTTCACGCTCGGCCGCAACTGGCACGCGGTCGAGCCGTACGCCGACGTGCTGCAGTGGGTCGTCATCGTCGCCGTCGTCGCCGTGCTCGCCGTGTGGGTGCTGCGCCGCGTGCTCGACGACCGCAGGCGCCGCACGGCCGGCCTCGACCCGGAGACCGGCGAGCCGGTCTGA
- a CDS encoding YceI family protein translates to MTDTITVAQIPGYVAGTYAIDASHSTVSFSVRHVVAKVRGVIEHIDGTIVLADDPAASTVTANVDPATINTRNADRDAHLRSGDFFATDEHPQWTFRSTGARVVDGEYLVDGVIQLRGIEREITLALELGGFGIDGFGNPRVGATATFTISRDEYGISFNTTLETGGLMLGDDVKVEVEISAVKQ, encoded by the coding sequence ATGACCGACACCATCACCGTCGCGCAGATCCCCGGCTACGTCGCAGGCACGTACGCGATCGACGCCAGCCACTCGACCGTGAGCTTCTCGGTGCGCCACGTCGTCGCCAAGGTGCGCGGCGTCATCGAGCACATCGACGGCACCATCGTGCTCGCCGACGACCCGGCCGCCTCGACGGTGACCGCGAACGTCGACCCCGCGACGATCAACACGCGCAACGCCGACCGCGACGCGCACCTGCGCTCGGGCGACTTCTTCGCCACCGACGAGCACCCGCAGTGGACCTTCCGCTCGACGGGCGCCCGCGTCGTCGACGGCGAGTACCTCGTCGACGGCGTCATCCAGCTGCGCGGCATCGAGCGCGAGATCACCCTCGCCCTCGAGCTCGGCGGCTTCGGCATCGACGGCTTCGGCAACCCGCGCGTGGGCGCCACGGCCACGTTCACGATCAGCCGCGACGAGTACGGCATCTCGTTCAACACGACGCTCGAGACCGGTGGCCTCATGCTCGGCGACGACGTCAAGGTCGAGGTCGAGATCTCCGCGGTCAAGCAGTAG
- a CDS encoding single-stranded DNA-binding protein: MTDRITIEGTAGSTPQLRTIPSGRQVANLRVASTLRKQDPSTGQWSDAGTNWYSIAVWGDLAAHVAQSIRQGDPVLVTGRLRITTWGDDDRPATTVEIEADAIGHSLRWGTTAFQRASRAASESASVAAPAAAAAPAVDAQGWATPGAAASATDVEPAALQPVLAGVDDDVPF; the protein is encoded by the coding sequence ATGACCGATCGCATCACCATCGAGGGCACCGCCGGCTCGACGCCGCAGCTGCGCACCATCCCGTCCGGACGCCAGGTCGCGAACCTGCGCGTCGCATCCACCCTGCGCAAGCAGGATCCGTCGACGGGCCAGTGGTCCGACGCCGGCACCAACTGGTACTCCATCGCCGTGTGGGGCGACCTCGCCGCGCACGTCGCGCAGTCGATCCGGCAGGGCGACCCCGTGCTCGTCACGGGCAGGCTCCGCATCACGACGTGGGGCGACGACGATCGCCCCGCGACGACCGTCGAGATCGAGGCCGACGCCATCGGCCACTCGCTGAGGTGGGGCACGACGGCGTTCCAGCGCGCGTCGCGCGCGGCGTCGGAGTCCGCGAGCGTCGCCGCGCCAGCGGCCGCCGCCGCGCCGGCCGTCGATGCGCAGGGCTGGGCGACGCCCGGCGCTGCCGCGTCCGCGACCGACGTCGAGCCCGCCGCGCTCCAGCCGGTGCTCGCCGGCGTCGACGACGACGTGCCCTTCTGA
- a CDS encoding DUF6993 domain-containing protein: protein MRRQAALLATGIAAVLALAGCGGDAAPAPSPSASAAPSESAPPAEELTGAAALQQQFADVLAANDVAGQPDGEALVAALVAAGFDQAAIERSDDVDVQGNPVALMTVAVRVDQECLLGQVGHGAPTSTIVPVLGTGTCLVAPFTP from the coding sequence ATGCGTCGCCAGGCAGCACTGCTCGCAACCGGGATCGCCGCGGTGCTCGCGCTCGCAGGATGCGGCGGCGACGCTGCACCGGCGCCGTCGCCCAGCGCCTCCGCGGCGCCGAGCGAGTCGGCACCACCCGCCGAGGAGCTCACGGGAGCGGCCGCGCTGCAGCAGCAGTTCGCCGACGTGCTCGCCGCGAACGACGTCGCCGGCCAGCCCGATGGCGAGGCGCTCGTCGCCGCGCTCGTCGCCGCCGGCTTCGACCAGGCCGCCATCGAGCGCAGCGACGACGTCGACGTGCAGGGCAACCCCGTCGCGCTCATGACCGTCGCCGTGCGCGTCGACCAGGAGTGCCTGCTCGGTCAGGTCGGGCACGGCGCACCGACGTCGACGATCGTGCCGGTGCTCGGCACGGGCACGTGCCTCGTCGCACCCTTCACGCCCTGA
- the ettA gene encoding energy-dependent translational throttle protein EttA, producing MAEYVFSMVRARKTVGDKVILDDVTTAILPGAKIGVVGPNGAGKSTILKIIAGLDQPSNGEARLSAGYSVGILMQEPELDESKTVLENVQEAFGEMRGKIDRFNEISAEMANPDADFDALMTEMGTLQEEIDAADAWDLDSQLEQAMDALRCPPGDWSIENLSGGERRRVALCKLLLEKPDLLLLDEPTNHLDAESVQWLEQHLAKYPGAVMAVTHDRYFLDHVATWICEVDRGRLYPYEGNYSTYLEKKQERLQVQGKKDAKLQKRLSEELEWVRSNAKGRQVKSKARLARYEEMAAEAERTRKLDFEEIQIPVGPRLGSLVLEAKGLQKGFDDRILIDGLSFSLPRNGIVGVIGPNGVGKSTLFKTIVGLEPLDGGDLKIGETVKISYVDQGRTNLDPQKTLWEVVSDGLDFIQVGATEIPSRAYVSRFGFKGPDQQKKAGVLSGGERNRLNLALTLKQGGNLLLLDEPTNDLDVETLGSLENALLEFPGCAVVVTHDRWFLDRTATHILAYEGTDDDPSNWYWFEGNYEAYEENKIERLGPDAAKPHRSTYRKLTRD from the coding sequence ATGGCCGAGTACGTGTTCTCGATGGTGCGCGCCCGCAAGACGGTGGGCGACAAGGTGATCCTCGACGACGTGACCACGGCGATCCTGCCGGGCGCGAAGATCGGCGTCGTGGGTCCCAATGGTGCGGGAAAGTCGACGATCCTCAAGATCATCGCGGGGCTCGACCAGCCCTCGAACGGCGAGGCCAGGCTCTCGGCCGGCTACTCCGTCGGCATCCTCATGCAGGAGCCCGAGCTCGACGAGTCGAAGACCGTGCTCGAGAACGTCCAGGAGGCGTTCGGCGAGATGCGCGGCAAGATCGACCGCTTCAACGAGATCTCCGCCGAGATGGCGAACCCCGACGCCGACTTCGACGCCCTCATGACCGAGATGGGCACGCTGCAGGAGGAGATCGACGCCGCCGACGCGTGGGACCTCGACTCGCAGCTCGAGCAGGCGATGGATGCGCTGCGCTGCCCGCCCGGCGACTGGTCGATCGAGAACCTCTCGGGTGGTGAGCGCCGCCGCGTCGCGCTGTGCAAGCTCCTGCTCGAGAAGCCCGACCTCCTGCTGCTCGACGAGCCCACGAACCACCTCGACGCCGAGAGCGTGCAGTGGCTCGAGCAGCACCTCGCGAAGTACCCCGGCGCCGTCATGGCCGTCACGCACGACCGCTACTTCCTCGACCACGTCGCGACGTGGATCTGCGAGGTCGACCGCGGTCGCCTCTACCCCTACGAGGGCAACTACTCGACGTACCTCGAGAAGAAGCAGGAGCGCCTGCAGGTGCAGGGCAAGAAGGACGCCAAGCTGCAGAAGCGCCTCTCGGAGGAGCTCGAGTGGGTGCGCTCCAACGCCAAGGGCCGCCAGGTCAAGTCGAAGGCGCGTCTCGCGCGCTACGAGGAGATGGCTGCCGAGGCCGAGCGCACGCGCAAGCTCGACTTCGAGGAGATCCAGATCCCCGTCGGCCCGCGACTGGGCTCGCTCGTGCTCGAGGCGAAGGGCCTGCAGAAGGGCTTCGACGACCGCATCCTCATCGACGGCCTGTCGTTCTCGCTGCCGCGCAACGGCATCGTGGGCGTCATCGGCCCGAACGGCGTCGGCAAGTCGACGCTCTTCAAGACGATCGTGGGCCTCGAGCCGCTCGACGGCGGCGACCTGAAGATCGGCGAGACCGTGAAGATCTCGTACGTCGACCAGGGCCGTACGAACCTCGACCCGCAGAAGACGCTGTGGGAGGTCGTGTCCGACGGGCTCGACTTCATCCAGGTCGGCGCGACCGAGATCCCCAGCCGCGCGTACGTGTCGCGCTTCGGCTTCAAGGGCCCCGACCAGCAGAAGAAGGCCGGCGTGCTGTCGGGTGGCGAGCGCAACCGCCTCAACCTCGCGCTCACGCTCAAGCAGGGCGGCAACCTGCTGCTGCTCGACGAGCCGACCAACGACCTCGACGTCGAGACCCTCGGCAGCCTCGAGAACGCGCTGCTCGAGTTCCCTGGCTGCGCGGTCGTCGTGACGCACGACCGGTGGTTCCTCGACCGCACGGCGACGCACATCCTCGCCTACGAGGGCACCGACGACGACCCGTCGAACTGGTACTGGTTCGAGGGCAACTACGAGGCGTACGAGGAGAACAAGATCGAGCGCCTCGGTCCCGACGCTGCGAAGCCGCACCGCTCGACGTACCGCAAGCTCACCCGCGACTGA
- a CDS encoding acyl-CoA thioesterase produces the protein MGEPVGARMRVAVPMRWRDQDAFQHVNNSTMLTILEEARVRAFFRTGDEDAPPTAILDPGLDAGTLTLIASHHIEYLAPVPYRRAPLEVEMWFSRIGGSSVELCYEVRDEPAGRIAVRAASTFVMVDVDSGRPRRLTDDERAAWAPFVGEPLAFRR, from the coding sequence ATGGGCGAGCCCGTCGGTGCGCGCATGCGCGTCGCCGTGCCGATGCGGTGGCGCGACCAGGATGCGTTCCAGCACGTCAACAACTCGACGATGCTCACGATCCTCGAGGAGGCGCGCGTGCGCGCGTTCTTCCGCACGGGCGACGAGGATGCGCCGCCGACGGCGATCCTCGACCCGGGCCTCGACGCGGGCACGCTCACGCTGATCGCGAGCCACCACATCGAGTACCTCGCGCCCGTGCCGTACCGGCGAGCGCCGCTCGAGGTCGAGATGTGGTTCTCGCGCATCGGCGGCTCGAGCGTCGAGCTCTGCTACGAGGTGCGCGACGAGCCCGCGGGCCGCATCGCGGTGCGGGCGGCGTCGACGTTCGTCATGGTCGACGTCGACTCGGGGCGGCCGCGCCGGCTCACCGACGACGAGCGCGCCGCGTGGGCGCCCTTCGTGGGCGAGCCGCTCGCGTTCCGGCGCTGA
- a CDS encoding CoA-acylating methylmalonate-semialdehyde dehydrogenase, with amino-acid sequence MTQTAEQAASTTTIEPIPHWIGGEPRIATGGRTAPVFDPALGRQIREVPLASADELGEAVAVAKAAAAEWRDTSVAKRQQVMFAFRELVSARRQQIAELITSEHGKVVSDALGEVARGLEVVELATAFPLLTKGEFTENVSTGVDVYSLRQPLGVVGIISPFNFPAMVPLWFAPVAIAAGNAVVLKPSEKDPSAAVLIAELYREAGLPDGVFNVVHGDKEAVDALLTHPDVAAISFVGSTPIAQYVYETASREGKRVQALGGAKNHMLVLPDADLDLTADAAVNAGFGSAGERCMAISVVVAVESIADELVERIAAKMAGIRTGDGRRSCDMGPLITQVHRDKVAGYLDVATADGATLVVDGREAEFDGEPDGFWLGPTLVDHVEPSSAVYRDEIFGPVLSVVRVASYEEGMALIASNPYGNGTAIFTNDGGAARRFQHEVEVGMVGVNVPIPVPVGYFSFGGWKSSIFGQGKAYGPHGYQFFTREKVVTSRWLDPSHGGLNLGFPQN; translated from the coding sequence ATGACCCAGACTGCCGAGCAGGCCGCGTCGACGACGACGATCGAGCCCATCCCGCATTGGATCGGGGGCGAGCCGCGCATCGCCACGGGTGGGCGCACGGCGCCCGTGTTCGATCCGGCGCTCGGCAGGCAGATCCGCGAGGTGCCGCTCGCGTCGGCCGACGAGCTGGGCGAGGCGGTCGCAGTGGCGAAGGCTGCGGCTGCCGAGTGGCGCGACACGTCGGTCGCGAAGCGGCAGCAGGTCATGTTCGCGTTCCGCGAGCTCGTGTCCGCACGTCGCCAGCAGATCGCGGAGCTCATCACGAGCGAGCACGGCAAGGTCGTGTCGGATGCGCTCGGCGAGGTCGCGCGCGGCCTCGAGGTCGTGGAGCTCGCGACGGCGTTCCCGCTGCTGACGAAGGGCGAGTTCACCGAGAACGTGTCGACGGGCGTCGACGTGTACTCGCTGCGCCAGCCGCTCGGCGTCGTCGGCATCATCTCGCCGTTCAACTTCCCGGCCATGGTGCCGCTGTGGTTCGCGCCCGTCGCGATCGCCGCGGGCAACGCCGTCGTGCTGAAGCCGAGCGAGAAGGATCCGTCTGCGGCCGTGCTGATCGCCGAGCTGTACCGCGAGGCGGGGCTGCCTGACGGAGTCTTCAACGTCGTGCACGGCGACAAGGAGGCGGTGGATGCGCTGCTGACGCATCCCGACGTCGCGGCGATCTCGTTCGTCGGCTCGACGCCCATCGCGCAGTACGTCTACGAGACGGCGTCGCGCGAGGGCAAGCGCGTGCAGGCCCTCGGTGGCGCGAAGAACCACATGCTCGTGCTGCCGGACGCCGACCTCGACCTCACGGCCGACGCCGCGGTGAACGCGGGCTTCGGCTCGGCGGGCGAGCGCTGCATGGCGATCTCCGTCGTCGTCGCGGTCGAGTCGATCGCCGACGAGCTCGTCGAGCGCATCGCCGCGAAGATGGCGGGCATCCGCACGGGCGACGGTCGCCGGTCGTGCGACATGGGCCCGCTCATCACGCAGGTGCACCGCGACAAGGTCGCCGGCTACCTCGACGTCGCGACGGCCGACGGCGCGACGCTCGTCGTCGACGGCCGCGAGGCGGAGTTCGACGGCGAGCCCGACGGCTTCTGGCTGGGCCCGACGCTCGTCGACCACGTCGAGCCGTCATCGGCCGTCTACCGCGACGAGATCTTCGGCCCCGTGCTGTCGGTCGTGCGCGTCGCGTCGTACGAGGAGGGCATGGCCCTCATCGCGTCGAACCCCTACGGCAACGGCACCGCGATCTTCACGAACGACGGCGGCGCCGCGCGGCGCTTCCAGCACGAGGTCGAGGTCGGCATGGTCGGCGTCAACGTGCCGATCCCCGTGCCCGTCGGCTACTTCTCGTTCGGCGGCTGGAAGTCGTCGATCTTCGGCCAGGGCAAGGCGTACGGCCCGCACGGCTACCAGTTCTTCACGCGCGAGAAGGTCGTGACGAGCCGCTGGCTCGACCCGAGCCACGGCGGCCTGAACCTGGGCTTCCCGCAGAACTAG
- a CDS encoding GNAT family N-acetyltransferase, with protein MPVSPIDPAVATATIDAALPLRTERLVLRRFTTDDLDAFRAYQSDPDTVRYLWRPILTPEQMGARMSETPALAKDGDAYGIAIEHDGTLVGETVVKLTDAAGRQAEIGWILAPEHRGRGYAAEAGRAALELAWAIGAHRVTAVLDHENQSSARIAERLGMRREAVMVDDGVNGFTGEYGSTEIWAVLERER; from the coding sequence GTGCCCGTCTCCCCCATCGACCCCGCCGTCGCGACCGCGACGATCGACGCTGCGCTGCCGCTGCGCACCGAGCGGCTCGTGCTGCGCCGGTTCACGACCGACGACCTCGATGCGTTCCGCGCGTACCAGTCCGACCCCGACACCGTGCGGTACCTGTGGCGGCCCATCCTCACGCCCGAGCAGATGGGCGCCCGGATGTCGGAGACGCCAGCGCTCGCGAAGGACGGCGACGCGTACGGCATCGCGATCGAGCACGACGGCACCCTGGTGGGCGAGACCGTCGTGAAGCTGACCGATGCCGCGGGCAGGCAGGCCGAGATCGGCTGGATCCTCGCGCCCGAGCACCGCGGCCGCGGCTACGCCGCCGAGGCCGGGCGCGCGGCGCTCGAGCTCGCGTGGGCGATCGGCGCGCACCGCGTCACCGCGGTGCTCGACCACGAGAACCAGTCGTCGGCGCGCATCGCCGAGCGCCTCGGCATGCGCCGCGAGGCCGTCATGGTCGACGACGGCGTCAACGGCTTCACGGGCGAGTACGGCTCGACCGAGATCTGGGCGGTGCTCGAGCGCGAGCGCTGA